A stretch of the Rhizobium sullae genome encodes the following:
- a CDS encoding SDR family NAD(P)-dependent oxidoreductase produces MDSERKVAIITGGSQGIGAGLVKGYRDHSFRVVATSRSIEQSSDSDILTIAGDISDPETAERIVRETISRFGRIDTLVNNAGIFIAKPFIEYTAEDFASKVATNVAGFFYITQRVVVEMLRHGSGHIVSITTSLTDQPVAGVPTVLANLTKGGINSATKALAIEYAARGIRVNAVSPGNISTPLHPVETHEFLAAMHPVKRMGEIRDVVEAVLYLESASFVTGEILHVDGGQSAGH; encoded by the coding sequence ATGGACAGTGAACGGAAAGTGGCGATCATAACCGGCGGCTCGCAGGGCATTGGTGCGGGTCTCGTTAAGGGTTATCGGGATCACAGCTTTAGGGTTGTGGCAACATCTCGCTCAATCGAACAGAGCAGCGACTCGGACATTCTCACTATCGCAGGCGATATAAGCGATCCCGAGACAGCCGAACGTATTGTACGGGAGACAATCTCGCGCTTTGGCCGTATCGACACCCTTGTCAACAATGCAGGCATCTTTATTGCCAAGCCCTTCATCGAATACACAGCAGAGGACTTCGCCTCGAAAGTCGCAACAAATGTCGCGGGCTTCTTTTATATAACGCAGCGTGTCGTCGTTGAAATGCTTAGACATGGATCCGGCCACATCGTCAGTATCACGACGAGCCTGACCGATCAGCCGGTTGCCGGCGTTCCTACGGTGCTTGCCAACCTTACCAAGGGCGGCATCAACTCGGCCACCAAGGCACTCGCCATCGAATATGCCGCAAGGGGCATACGGGTGAATGCCGTTTCGCCCGGCAACATTAGTACCCCGCTGCATCCTGTTGAGACCCACGAATTTCTCGCGGCGATGCATCCGGTCAAACGCATGGGTGAGATTCGCGACGTCGTCGAGGCCGTTCTCTACCTGGAGTCCGCGTCCTTCGTCACCGGCGAAATCCTTCATGTCGACGGTGGCCAGAGTGCCGGCCATTAA
- a CDS encoding tautomerase family protein — translation MPIVTIQVTREGSAPSRDSVTPEEKASLIAGVSQLLFDVLHKPLEATFVVIEEIELENWGWGGLPVAEYRKQLAKTGDQ, via the coding sequence ATGCCTATCGTCACCATCCAAGTTACGCGGGAAGGATCCGCTCCTAGTCGCGATTCCGTGACGCCAGAGGAGAAAGCATCCTTGATTGCCGGAGTGAGCCAACTCTTGTTCGATGTTCTTCACAAGCCTCTTGAGGCGACCTTCGTGGTCATCGAGGAGATTGAACTGGAGAACTGGGGTTGGGGCGGCCTGCCGGTGGCGGAATACCGTAAGCAGCTCGCCAAGACTGGCGATCAGTGA